A stretch of Bradyrhizobium sp. CCBAU 53338 DNA encodes these proteins:
- a CDS encoding class I SAM-dependent methyltransferase: MDDWIDYYDSTHTIYVSKLHRDLHFQIIARDIIGYITSPEATVLDYACGEALSASQVAAACGQLILAEPAPGVRGRLIARFAPNTKVRVRSLDDVRKMQDQSIDLVVMNSVAQYMTAEELDAALINVRRILKPSGKLVLGDILQPHVGMVRDVTALLSFGLRHGFLKDALIGLVSTALSDYRQLRSRIGLQRYSEDEITAKLKAAGFASQRASTNIGHNRWRMTLIARPPLVR, from the coding sequence ATGGACGATTGGATCGATTACTACGACTCGACGCATACGATCTATGTCAGCAAGCTGCATCGCGATTTGCACTTCCAGATCATCGCGCGGGACATCATCGGCTACATCACCTCGCCCGAGGCGACGGTGCTCGACTATGCCTGCGGCGAGGCGCTGTCGGCGAGCCAGGTGGCGGCCGCCTGCGGCCAGTTGATCCTGGCCGAGCCCGCTCCCGGCGTGCGCGGCCGGCTGATCGCGCGGTTTGCGCCCAACACCAAGGTTCGTGTCCGTTCGCTCGACGATGTCCGCAAGATGCAGGACCAGTCGATCGACCTCGTCGTCATGAACTCGGTCGCACAATACATGACGGCGGAGGAGCTCGATGCCGCACTCATCAACGTCAGGCGGATCCTGAAGCCGTCGGGCAAGCTGGTGCTCGGCGATATCCTCCAGCCGCATGTCGGCATGGTCAGGGACGTGACGGCGCTGCTCTCCTTCGGCCTGCGTCACGGTTTCCTGAAGGACGCACTGATCGGGCTCGTCAGCACCGCCCTGTCGGACTACCGTCAATTGCGCTCGCGCATCGGGCTGCAGCGCTACAGCGAGGACGAAATCACAGCCAAGCTGAAGGCGGCAGGCTTCGCCAGCCAGCGCGCCAGCACCAATATCGGCCACAACCGCTGGCGCATGACCCTCATCGCCCGTCCGCCGCTCGTGCGTTAA
- a CDS encoding helix-turn-helix transcriptional regulator, whose translation MSRTPSHPTREQIELPLVLDCLSDPIRLAIVYQLARQERVSSELCCGDFNGLAGKSNLTYHFAKLRDCGLMQTRVAGTNRFMRLRREDLEARFPGLLDAVLKSAAKDADRLQLVAECDVVEAD comes from the coding sequence ATGAGCCGCACGCCTTCCCACCCCACTCGCGAGCAGATCGAGCTGCCCCTGGTTCTGGATTGTCTGAGCGATCCGATCCGGCTCGCGATCGTGTATCAGCTCGCCCGGCAGGAACGTGTCAGCAGCGAGCTGTGTTGCGGCGACTTCAACGGCCTCGCCGGCAAGTCGAACCTCACCTACCACTTCGCCAAGCTGCGCGATTGCGGGCTGATGCAGACGCGCGTCGCAGGCACGAACCGCTTCATGCGGTTGCGCCGCGAGGATTTGGAGGCGCGCTTTCCGGGCTTGCTCGATGCGGTGCTCAAGTCAGCGGCGAAGGATGCTGACCGGCTTCAGCTCGTCGCGGAGTGTGACGTGGTTGAGGCGGATTGA
- a CDS encoding MFS transporter translates to MSVFWLALGAFAIGTEGFVIAGLLPSIANDLSISVSAAGQLVTAYALTYAVGSPILAVALNNVDRRTVLAFALLTFIAGNLAAMEASNYALLLASRMLMALGSGLCMPTALAVSVAVASPERRGRAVALVTSGLTVATVIGVPLGNLVGSLLGWRATFAMVAMIGTVALLGLLLGLPRGLPRNTASLNERLAVARHGNVVIALVITILWALGGFTVFTYFAVPLRGLGFDASQISLALLVFGGAAAIGNIFGGILADRLGTLATAALGLAGMASALILHSLVLKLMPLQAHYAVLGAIFLWGLSGWAFYPAQIASIVRIEPQASMIALSLNASAMYLGFAIGGALGGAVLATLSPNDLGWIGGTSVAASLLVHLARGWQARPKPVKIAG, encoded by the coding sequence ATGAGTGTGTTCTGGCTGGCCCTGGGGGCCTTCGCGATCGGCACCGAAGGCTTTGTCATTGCTGGGCTTTTGCCTTCGATCGCCAATGACCTGTCGATTTCGGTCTCGGCCGCGGGCCAATTGGTCACCGCCTATGCTCTTACCTATGCCGTGGGCTCGCCGATCCTGGCGGTGGCGCTGAACAACGTCGACCGCCGCACCGTACTGGCGTTCGCGCTTTTGACCTTCATCGCTGGAAACCTCGCAGCGATGGAGGCCTCCAACTACGCCCTGCTGCTGGCCTCGCGCATGCTGATGGCGCTGGGTTCCGGGCTTTGCATGCCGACCGCCCTGGCGGTGTCCGTGGCAGTCGCATCGCCTGAACGCCGCGGCCGCGCGGTGGCGCTGGTCACCTCGGGCCTCACGGTCGCGACCGTCATCGGCGTCCCTCTCGGCAATCTCGTCGGCAGCCTGCTCGGCTGGCGCGCAACCTTCGCCATGGTCGCCATGATCGGCACCGTTGCACTCCTGGGCCTGCTGCTCGGCCTGCCCCGCGGTCTGCCACGCAATACGGCCTCGCTTAACGAACGCCTTGCCGTGGCTCGCCACGGCAATGTCGTGATCGCGCTCGTGATCACGATTCTATGGGCCCTCGGCGGCTTCACCGTGTTCACTTATTTCGCGGTCCCGCTGCGAGGCCTCGGCTTCGACGCCTCGCAAATCAGCCTTGCGCTACTGGTGTTTGGCGGCGCGGCCGCGATCGGCAACATCTTCGGCGGCATCCTGGCCGACCGGCTCGGCACACTCGCGACCGCAGCCCTCGGCCTCGCCGGCATGGCGAGCGCCCTGATCCTGCATTCGCTGGTCCTGAAACTGATGCCCTTACAGGCACACTATGCGGTGCTGGGCGCAATCTTCCTCTGGGGCCTCTCCGGCTGGGCGTTCTATCCGGCCCAGATCGCCAGCATCGTCCGGATCGAACCGCAGGCCTCGATGATCGCGCTCTCGCTCAATGCTTCCGCGATGTATCTCGGCTTCGCCATCGGCGGTGCGCTCGGCGGGGCCGTACTGGCCACCCTCTCGCCAAACGACCTTGGCTGGATCGGCGGAACGAGCGTTGCGGCCTCGCTTCTGGTGCATCTCGCCCGCGGTTGGCAGGCACGGCCAAAACCCGTCAAAATTGCTGGTTGA
- the carB gene encoding carbamoyl-phosphate synthase large subunit has protein sequence MPKRTDITTILIIGAGPIVIGQACEFDYSGTQAVKTLKEEGYRIVLVNSNPATIMTDPELADATYIEPITPEIVAKIIEKERHVVPGGFALLPTMGGQTALNCALSLRRQGTLEKFDVEMIGATADAIDKAEDRQLFREAMTKIGLETPKSRLANASELKKSFRDKYHAEREKLSGAALEELDRQWTLGESDRRKRYQEYAFGQAMMALSEIGLPAIIRPSFTMGGTGGGIAYNKEEFLDIIERGLDASPTNEVLIEESVLGWKEYEMEVVRDKKDNCIIVCSIENLDPMGVHTGDSITVAPALTLTDKEYQIMRDASLAVLREIGVETGGSNVQFGVNPEDGRMVVIEMNPRVSRSSALASKATGFPIAKVAAKLAIGYTLDEIANDITGGATPASFEPTIDYVVTKIPRFAFEKFPGASSTLTTSMKSVGEVMAIGRTFQESLQKALRGLETGLTGLDEIEIEGLGRDDDKNAIRAALGTPTPNRILQVAQAMRLGWSNEDIFKSCKIDPWFLGEMRGIVDMEEKVRKHGLPGNAFGMRTLKAMGFSDARLAVLAETTEAEVTAKRHALGVRPVYKRIDTCAAEFASPTAYMYSTYESPFAGSTADESTPSDKKKVIILGGGPNRIGQGIEFDYCCCHACFALHDAGYESIMVNCNPETVSTDYDTADRLYFEPLTAEDVLEIIAKERSNGTLHGVIVQFGGQTPLKLARALEAAEVPILGTSPDAIDLAEDRDRFKRVLDKLRLKQPKNGIAYSVEQARLVSADLGLPLVVRPSYVLGGRAMQIIREENQLNDYLLGTLPELVPADVKARYPNDKTGQINTVLGKNPLLFDRYLSDATEIDVDCLCDGKDTFIVGIMEHIEEAGIHSGDSACSLPPHSLEPEMIEELERQTRELALGLDVVGLMNVQYAIKDGEIYVLEVNPRASRTVPFVAKVIGTPVAKIAARIMAGEKLADFKLKKGDFKHVGVKESVFPFARFPGVDTVLGPEMRSTGEVMGIDRSFAVAFAKSQLGGGTRVPRKGTVFVSVRESDKTRIAEAVRQLHSLGFKVLATSGTARFLTDEGIPTEKVNKVLEGRPHIVDAITNGDVQLVFNTTEGPQALADSRSLRRAALLHKVPYYTTLSGAVAAAQGIRAYLGGDLEVRTLQSYFSET, from the coding sequence ATGCCCAAACGTACAGACATCACCACCATCCTGATCATCGGCGCCGGTCCCATCGTGATCGGACAGGCCTGCGAGTTCGACTATTCGGGCACGCAAGCGGTGAAGACGCTGAAGGAAGAGGGCTACCGTATCGTCCTCGTCAATTCCAATCCGGCCACGATCATGACCGACCCGGAATTGGCCGATGCGACCTATATCGAGCCGATCACGCCGGAGATCGTCGCCAAGATCATCGAGAAGGAACGTCACGTCGTTCCCGGCGGCTTTGCGCTGCTGCCGACGATGGGCGGCCAGACGGCGCTGAACTGCGCGCTATCGCTGCGCCGACAGGGCACGCTGGAGAAGTTCGACGTCGAGATGATCGGCGCGACCGCCGACGCCATCGACAAGGCCGAGGATCGCCAGCTGTTCCGCGAGGCCATGACCAAGATCGGGCTCGAGACGCCGAAGTCGCGTCTGGCCAACGCCTCCGAGCTGAAGAAGTCTTTCCGCGACAAATACCACGCCGAACGCGAGAAGCTGTCGGGTGCGGCGCTCGAAGAGCTCGATCGGCAGTGGACCCTGGGCGAGAGCGATCGCCGCAAGCGCTACCAGGAATACGCCTTCGGCCAGGCCATGATGGCGCTGTCCGAAATCGGCCTGCCCGCGATCATCCGTCCCTCCTTCACGATGGGCGGCACCGGCGGCGGCATCGCCTACAACAAGGAAGAGTTCCTCGACATCATCGAGCGCGGCCTTGACGCGTCTCCGACCAACGAAGTGCTGATCGAAGAATCGGTGCTCGGCTGGAAGGAGTACGAGATGGAGGTGGTGCGCGACAAGAAAGACAATTGCATCATCGTCTGCTCGATCGAGAACCTCGATCCGATGGGCGTGCACACCGGCGACTCCATCACCGTTGCCCCGGCGTTGACGCTGACCGACAAGGAATACCAGATCATGCGCGACGCCTCGCTGGCGGTGCTGCGCGAGATCGGCGTCGAGACCGGCGGCTCCAACGTGCAGTTCGGCGTCAATCCCGAGGACGGCCGCATGGTTGTCATCGAGATGAACCCGCGAGTCTCTCGTTCTTCGGCGCTGGCGTCGAAGGCGACGGGCTTTCCGATCGCCAAGGTCGCAGCAAAGCTTGCGATCGGCTATACGCTCGATGAAATCGCCAACGACATCACCGGCGGCGCGACGCCGGCCTCTTTCGAGCCGACCATCGATTACGTGGTGACCAAGATCCCGCGTTTCGCCTTCGAGAAATTTCCCGGCGCCTCCTCCACGCTGACGACCTCGATGAAGTCGGTCGGGGAGGTCATGGCGATCGGTCGCACCTTCCAGGAGAGCCTGCAGAAGGCGCTGCGCGGGCTCGAGACCGGGCTGACCGGCCTCGACGAGATCGAGATCGAGGGCCTCGGTCGCGACGACGACAAGAACGCGATCCGCGCCGCGCTCGGCACGCCGACGCCGAACCGCATCCTCCAGGTCGCGCAAGCCATGCGGCTCGGCTGGTCGAACGAGGACATCTTCAAGTCCTGCAAGATCGATCCGTGGTTCCTCGGCGAGATGCGCGGCATCGTCGACATGGAAGAGAAGGTCAGGAAGCACGGCCTGCCCGGCAATGCCTTCGGCATGCGCACGCTCAAGGCGATGGGTTTTTCGGACGCGCGTCTTGCGGTGCTTGCCGAGACAACCGAAGCCGAGGTGACGGCGAAGCGTCACGCGCTCGGCGTTCGTCCGGTCTACAAGCGCATCGACACCTGCGCGGCCGAGTTTGCCTCGCCCACGGCCTACATGTACTCGACCTACGAGTCGCCGTTTGCAGGCAGCACGGCCGACGAGAGCACGCCGTCGGACAAGAAGAAGGTCATCATCCTCGGTGGCGGCCCGAACCGCATCGGCCAGGGTATCGAGTTCGACTATTGCTGCTGTCACGCCTGCTTTGCGCTGCACGACGCCGGCTACGAATCCATCATGGTCAACTGCAACCCGGAAACGGTGTCGACCGACTACGACACGGCGGACCGGCTCTATTTCGAGCCGCTCACCGCCGAGGACGTGCTGGAAATCATCGCCAAGGAGCGCAGCAACGGCACGCTGCACGGCGTGATCGTGCAGTTCGGCGGCCAGACCCCGCTGAAGCTCGCGCGTGCGCTCGAAGCCGCCGAAGTGCCGATCCTCGGCACCTCGCCTGACGCCATCGACCTCGCTGAAGACCGCGATCGTTTCAAGCGTGTGCTCGACAAGCTGAGGCTGAAGCAGCCCAAGAACGGCATCGCCTATTCGGTCGAGCAGGCCCGCCTCGTCTCCGCCGATCTCGGCCTGCCGCTGGTGGTGCGCCCGTCCTACGTGCTCGGCGGCCGCGCGATGCAGATCATTCGCGAGGAGAACCAGCTCAACGACTACCTGCTCGGCACGCTGCCGGAGCTGGTGCCGGCGGACGTCAAGGCGCGCTATCCGAACGACAAGACCGGGCAGATCAACACCGTGCTCGGCAAGAACCCGCTGCTGTTCGACCGCTACCTGTCGGACGCCACCGAAATCGACGTCGACTGCCTCTGCGACGGCAAGGACACGTTCATCGTCGGCATCATGGAACACATCGAGGAAGCCGGCATTCACTCCGGCGATAGCGCCTGCTCGCTGCCGCCGCACTCGCTCGAGCCTGAGATGATCGAGGAGCTGGAGCGTCAGACGCGCGAGCTCGCCCTCGGCCTCGACGTCGTCGGCCTGATGAACGTGCAATACGCGATCAAGGACGGCGAGATCTACGTGCTCGAAGTCAATCCGCGCGCCTCGCGCACGGTGCCCTTCGTCGCCAAGGTGATCGGCACGCCGGTCGCGAAGATCGCCGCACGTATCATGGCCGGCGAGAAGCTCGCCGATTTCAAATTGAAGAAGGGCGACTTCAAGCACGTCGGCGTGAAGGAATCGGTGTTTCCGTTCGCCCGCTTCCCCGGTGTCGACACGGTGCTCGGTCCGGAGATGCGCTCGACCGGCGAGGTCATGGGAATCGACCGCTCCTTTGCGGTCGCATTCGCCAAGAGCCAGCTCGGCGGCGGCACGCGAGTACCGCGCAAGGGCACGGTGTTCGTCTCGGTGCGCGAGAGCGACAAGACGCGCATCGCGGAAGCCGTGCGCCAATTGCATTCGCTCGGCTTCAAGGTGCTGGCGACCTCGGGCACGGCGCGCTTCCTGACCGATGAGGGCATCCCGACCGAGAAGGTGAACAAGGTGCTGGAGGGCCGGCCTCATATCGTCGACGCCATCACCAATGGCGACGTCCAACTGGTCTTCAACACCACCGAAGGTCCGCAAGCGCTCGCCGACAGCCGGTCGCTGCGGCGCGCGGCCCTCTTGCATAAAGTACCATATTACACCACTCTTTCCGGGGCCGTGGCGGCCGCGCAGGGCATCCGCGCCTATCTGGGTGGGGACCTTGAGGTTCGTACCCTGCAGAGCTACTTTTCGGAAACCTGA
- the greA gene encoding transcription elongation factor GreA — MEKVPMTASGFAALGEELKKRQSEDRPRIIEHIAEARSHGDLSENAEYHAAKEEQSHNEGRIAELEDKLARADIIDISKLSGDTIKFGATVTLVDEDTEKKTVWQIVGEVEADAKKGRISITSPLARALIGKKKGSTVEVNAPGGAKAYEITKVEWR, encoded by the coding sequence ATGGAAAAGGTTCCGATGACTGCGAGCGGCTTTGCCGCGCTCGGGGAAGAATTGAAGAAGCGCCAGTCCGAGGACCGTCCGCGCATCATCGAGCATATCGCGGAAGCGCGTTCTCACGGCGACCTGTCCGAGAATGCGGAATATCATGCCGCGAAGGAAGAGCAGTCCCACAATGAGGGCCGCATCGCCGAGCTGGAGGACAAGCTCGCGCGCGCCGACATCATCGACATTTCCAAGCTCTCCGGCGACACCATCAAGTTCGGCGCCACCGTGACGCTGGTCGACGAGGACACGGAGAAAAAGACGGTGTGGCAGATCGTCGGCGAGGTCGAGGCCGACGCCAAGAAAGGACGCATCTCCATTACTTCGCCGCTCGCGCGCGCGCTGATCGGCAAGAAAAAGGGCTCTACCGTCGAGGTCAACGCGCCCGGCGGCGCCAAGGCCTATGAGATCACCAAGGTCGAGTGGCGGTAA
- a CDS encoding DoxX family protein, translating into MDRIAAQSQPYLLSLFRFVTGLLLFHYGVAKLFKFPPVEMFSDVTPLSLWGVAGMFELVLGGLLMVGLFTRPAAFILSGEMAFAYFIEHLPHSFFPVVNDGALAIVLCFACLFLAAAGGGPISVDAMRR; encoded by the coding sequence ATCGATCGCATCGCCGCGCAGAGCCAGCCCTATCTGCTCAGCCTCTTCCGCTTCGTCACCGGGCTGCTGCTGTTTCACTACGGCGTGGCCAAGTTGTTCAAGTTTCCGCCGGTGGAGATGTTTTCCGACGTCACGCCGTTGTCGCTCTGGGGCGTTGCCGGCATGTTCGAACTCGTGCTCGGCGGTCTCTTGATGGTCGGCCTCTTCACGCGACCGGCGGCCTTCATCCTGTCGGGCGAGATGGCCTTCGCCTATTTCATCGAGCACCTGCCGCACAGCTTCTTTCCCGTCGTCAACGACGGCGCGCTGGCGATCGTACTGTGCTTTGCGTGCCTCTTCCTCGCAGCCGCCGGCGGCGGCCCGATCAGCGTCGATGCGATGCGGCGGTGA
- a CDS encoding Lrp/AsnC family transcriptional regulator, translating into MSRNLDEIDLKILAEIQADGRITNVELAKRVGISPPPCLRRVRALEEEGYIHGYRGLLDARKLGFDVTVFAAVHLSSQAEADLRAFEEFVRAEPLVRECWMLSGEVDFILKCVAPDMATFQDFVTHLTAAPHVRNVRTSLVLHNSKYEAAVPLDVKGRR; encoded by the coding sequence GTGTCGCGGAACCTAGACGAGATCGACCTCAAAATTCTCGCCGAGATCCAGGCCGACGGTCGAATCACCAATGTCGAGCTCGCCAAACGGGTCGGCATTTCGCCCCCACCGTGCCTGCGCCGGGTCCGGGCGCTGGAGGAGGAGGGCTACATCCACGGCTACCGCGGCCTGCTGGATGCGCGAAAGCTCGGTTTCGACGTCACGGTGTTCGCCGCCGTGCATCTCTCCAGCCAGGCGGAAGCGGATTTGCGCGCCTTCGAGGAGTTCGTCCGCGCCGAGCCCTTGGTGCGCGAATGCTGGATGCTGTCGGGCGAGGTCGACTTCATCCTGAAATGCGTCGCCCCCGACATGGCGACTTTCCAGGATTTTGTGACGCACCTGACCGCCGCGCCCCATGTCCGCAACGTGCGCACGTCGCTGGTGCTGCATAACTCCAAGTACGAGGCGGCCGTGCCGCTGGACGTGAAGGGACGGCGGTAG
- the trxB gene encoding thioredoxin-disulfide reductase, whose translation MSAPVHAKVVIIGSGPAGYTAAIYAARAMLEPILIQGMQAGGQLTITTDVENYPGFADVIQGPWLMEQMEKQAVHVGTRIVTDLVIKLDTSQRPFRLTCDSGDVYLADTVILATGAQARWLGLPSEAKFQGGGVSACATCDGFFYRNKEVVVVGGGNTAVEEALYLTNHASQVTIVHRRDHFRAERILQERLFKHPKIKVVWDSAVDEICGTENPNKVTHVRLKNVKTGALTDVKTDGVFIAIGHAPATELVKDQIKLKPSGYVEVAPNSTATSVPGLFAAGDVADETYRQAVTAAGLGCMAALEAERFLALRASERAAAE comes from the coding sequence ATGTCCGCTCCTGTTCATGCAAAGGTCGTCATTATTGGCTCCGGCCCCGCCGGCTACACCGCCGCGATCTACGCCGCGCGTGCGATGCTCGAGCCGATCCTGATCCAGGGCATGCAGGCGGGCGGCCAGCTCACCATCACCACCGACGTCGAGAACTATCCGGGCTTCGCCGACGTGATCCAGGGCCCCTGGCTCATGGAACAGATGGAGAAGCAGGCGGTCCATGTCGGCACCAGGATCGTCACTGACCTCGTGATCAAGCTCGACACCTCGCAGCGGCCGTTCCGCCTCACCTGCGACTCGGGCGACGTCTATCTCGCCGACACCGTGATTCTGGCAACCGGCGCGCAGGCGCGCTGGCTCGGGCTGCCCTCCGAGGCGAAATTCCAGGGCGGCGGCGTGTCGGCCTGCGCCACCTGCGACGGCTTCTTCTACCGCAACAAGGAGGTCGTGGTGGTCGGAGGCGGCAATACCGCGGTCGAGGAAGCCCTTTACCTCACCAACCACGCCTCGCAGGTCACCATCGTGCATCGTCGCGATCACTTCCGCGCCGAGCGCATCCTGCAGGAGCGCCTGTTCAAGCACCCCAAGATCAAGGTGGTCTGGGATTCGGCCGTCGACGAGATCTGCGGCACCGAGAACCCGAACAAGGTCACCCATGTCAGGCTGAAGAACGTCAAGACCGGCGCGCTGACGGACGTGAAGACCGACGGCGTCTTCATCGCCATCGGCCACGCGCCGGCGACCGAGCTCGTGAAAGACCAGATCAAGCTGAAACCGTCGGGCTATGTCGAGGTCGCCCCGAACTCGACCGCGACGTCCGTGCCCGGCCTGTTCGCCGCCGGCGACGTCGCCGACGAAACCTACCGCCAGGCCGTGACGGCCGCAGGCCTCGGCTGCATGGCAGCACTCGAGGCCGAACGTTTCTTGGCCCTGCGCGCCAGCGAGCGCGCGGCAGCGGAATAA
- a CDS encoding LysR family transcriptional regulator, which yields MPRTRDGFTDMDWDKLKVFHAAAEAGSFTHAGEQLGLSQSAVSRQVSALEQELSVSLFHRHARGLILTEQGDLLFRTAHDVFMQLQAARAKLTDSRERPSGDLKITTTPGVGINWLIPRLGEFTALYPEIRISLIVTDEELDLSMREADVAIRTRKPTQPDLIQRKLFAMGFHAYCSPDYIKRFGTPRTLEELDSHRIITLSDGNFAPHLQNRNWLIEAGRNGSGPREAYFKVNNILGLVRACQQGLGIAALPDYLIEEQSRLVQLFGESDSIQLDTYFVYPEELKTVARVQVFRDFVVSKAQRWPS from the coding sequence ATGCCTCGAACACGCGACGGATTTACGGATATGGACTGGGACAAGCTGAAGGTGTTTCACGCGGCGGCGGAAGCGGGCAGCTTCACGCATGCGGGCGAGCAGCTCGGCCTGTCGCAATCGGCGGTGTCGCGCCAGGTCTCGGCGCTGGAGCAGGAGCTCTCGGTCTCGCTGTTCCACCGCCACGCCCGCGGCCTGATCCTCACCGAGCAGGGCGACCTGTTGTTCCGCACCGCGCATGACGTGTTCATGCAGCTCCAGGCGGCGCGCGCGAAACTGACCGACAGCCGCGAGCGGCCGAGCGGCGATCTCAAGATCACCACGACGCCCGGCGTCGGCATCAACTGGCTGATCCCGCGGCTCGGCGAATTCACCGCGCTCTACCCGGAGATCCGGATCTCGCTGATCGTCACCGACGAGGAGCTGGATCTGTCGATGCGCGAGGCCGACGTTGCCATCCGCACCCGCAAGCCGACGCAGCCGGATCTCATCCAGCGCAAGCTTTTCGCGATGGGCTTCCATGCCTATTGCTCGCCCGACTACATCAAGCGCTTCGGCACGCCGCGGACGCTGGAGGAACTCGACTCCCACCGCATCATCACGCTGTCCGACGGCAACTTCGCGCCTCACTTGCAGAACCGCAACTGGCTGATCGAAGCCGGGCGCAACGGCTCGGGTCCGCGCGAAGCCTATTTCAAGGTCAACAACATCCTCGGCCTGGTGCGTGCCTGTCAGCAGGGCCTCGGCATCGCCGCGTTGCCGGATTATCTGATCGAAGAACAGAGCCGCCTCGTACAACTGTTCGGCGAGTCGGATTCGATCCAGCTCGACACGTATTTCGTCTATCCGGAAGAGCTGAAGACGGTCGCGCGCGTGCAGGTGTTCCGCGATTTCGTGGTGAGCAAGGCGCAGCGCTGGCCGTCCTGA
- a CDS encoding 4-hydroxy-tetrahydrodipicolinate synthase, whose amino-acid sequence MIDLQTHMHGLWLPLVTPFRDGGLDETSLRRLTRHYAAQSIDGFILGATSGEGMTLRESELERLVAIVRDEMAAGRRNVPIGLGLSGVDTSRLKDRLDETADWPIDFYLLASPYYVRPSQRGISAHFEALADHAAWPLALYNIPYRCAVGITNQTLLRLAEHPNIIGLKDCGASREQSIALLRDRPKSFRVLTGEDANYFEALGDGADGGILLSAHLETETFAAVYSELKRGNPGAAEARWQDVAELTRLLFTEPSPAPAKYWLWRTGLIDSPEVRLPMVEVSSELAATLDREIERRMQVAA is encoded by the coding sequence ATGATTGACTTGCAAACTCACATGCACGGGCTCTGGCTGCCGCTGGTGACACCGTTCCGCGACGGCGGTCTCGACGAAACCTCGCTGCGACGGCTGACCAGACACTACGCCGCGCAAAGCATTGACGGCTTCATCCTGGGAGCGACCTCGGGCGAAGGCATGACGCTGCGCGAGAGCGAGCTCGAACGCCTCGTCGCCATCGTGCGCGACGAGATGGCGGCCGGCCGCCGCAACGTTCCGATCGGGCTCGGGCTGTCGGGCGTCGACACATCGCGGCTGAAGGACCGGCTCGATGAGACCGCGGACTGGCCGATCGACTTTTATCTGCTCGCGAGCCCCTATTACGTGCGGCCGTCGCAGCGCGGGATATCAGCGCATTTCGAGGCGCTGGCAGATCACGCCGCCTGGCCGCTCGCGCTCTACAACATTCCCTATCGCTGCGCCGTCGGCATCACCAACCAGACCCTGCTGCGGCTCGCAGAACATCCCAACATCATCGGCCTGAAGGATTGCGGCGCGAGCCGCGAGCAGTCGATCGCGCTGCTACGCGACCGGCCGAAGAGCTTTCGCGTGCTCACCGGAGAGGACGCGAATTATTTCGAGGCGCTCGGCGACGGCGCCGATGGCGGCATCCTGCTATCGGCACATCTCGAGACCGAGACCTTCGCGGCGGTCTACAGCGAGTTGAAGCGCGGCAACCCGGGTGCGGCAGAAGCGCGCTGGCAGGACGTCGCGGAGCTGACGCGGCTGTTGTTCACCGAGCCGAGCCCGGCGCCGGCGAAGTACTGGCTGTGGCGCACGGGCCTGATCGACAGCCCCGAAGTGCGCCTGCCGATGGTGGAGGTGAGCAGCGAGCTCGCCGCCACGCTCGATCGCGAGATCGAACGGCGGATGCAGGTCGCGGCGTAG